The Apium graveolens cultivar Ventura chromosome 11, ASM990537v1, whole genome shotgun sequence genome has a window encoding:
- the LOC141697731 gene encoding thaumatin-like protein 1b — translation MARLCSSTSLLFLLLIPHLLLLPGGVYSSATFTLVNKCEHTVWPGILSNAGIAPLQNTGFTLLKGDSKTINAPSSWAGRFWGRTHCTLDSSAKFSCLTGDCGSGNLECSGSGAAPPATLAEFTLDGSAGFDFFDVSLVDGYNLPMMVVPQGGSGPNCSATGCMVDLNSACPSALKVMSGDQGVACKSACEAFGNAEYCCRGAYGTPDTCTPSAYSKVFKSACPTAYSYAYDDKSSTFTCAGADYLITFCPTPTSTSRKSADAQKPHRNQEDQNSGNPEMVYQGLMDVSSASSSNTCSSIIVLTVSAALRRWLFQLLI, via the exons ATGGCCAGACTGTGCTCATCAACGTCCCTGCTGTTCCTTTTACTGATTCCACATCTTCTTTTACTTCCAG GAGGAGTGTATTCATCAGCAACATTCACGCTGGTAAACAAATGCGAGCACACCGTATGGCCAGGCATTTTATCAAACGCTGGAATTGCACCCCTTCAAAACACCGGTTTTACACTCCTCAAAGGCGATTCCAAAACTATCAACGCTCCCTCCTCCTGGGCCGGTCGTTTCTGGGGTAGGACCCACTGCACTCTTGATTCCTCCGCCAAATTCTCCTGCCTCACCGGCGACTGTGGCTCCGGCAACCTCGAATGTTCCGGCAGTGGTGCCGCTCCTCCTGCTACTCTAGCCGAGTTCACTCTCGACGGCTCCGCTGGCTTTGATTTCTTCGACGTCAGCTTAGTCGACGGTTATAATTTGCCGATGATGGTGGTCCCTCAAGGTGGCTCCGGACCTAACTGCTCCGCCACAGGATGTATGGTGGACTTGAACAGCGCGTGTCCTTCTGCGCTTAAGGTGATGAGTGGTGATCAAGGGGTGGCGTGTAAAAGCGCGTGTGAGGCGTTTGGAAATGCGGAGTATTGTTGCAGGGGCGCGTATGGGACGCCTGATACGTGCACGCCGTCGGCGTATTCGAAAGTGTTTAAAAGCGCGTGTCCAACAGCGTATAGCTATGCGTATGATGATAAGAGTAGTACTTTTACATGTGCGGGTGCCGACTATCTCATCACGTTTTGTCCAACGCCGACTAGTACCAG TAGGAAATCAGCAGACGCACAGAAGCCTCACCGAAACCAGGAGGACCAAAATTCGGGGAATCCAGAAATGGTATACCAAGGTCTAATGGATGTAAGCAGTGCATCATCATCAAACACTTGCAGCAGCATAATTGTTTTGACTGTGTCAGCAGCCTTGAGACGGTGGTTATTTCAGCTGCTAATATGA